In Rhodothermales bacterium, the DNA window ACCGACCCCGACATGGCTTCAAAACAATCTATAAGACAGGGGTAAAGCAGGCCTTCAGTCAGCGCAAATGCCGGAGAGAGGGCTTCAGGATGGCGCCGAGCGGTGTTTTTTACGGCCGATGTGCTGGTGGGCGTGTAGGCCGATGGGGCCGGCAGCACGTTGACGATCCGCAGCAAAAGTCGCGTGGGTCACAGCGATCTTGGGGTCAACCGGCGGCGGGTGCCGCGGTACTGGTGTATGCTACTGGACGAAGGATGAGACCGGTCGACGTTGTGTCGCATGCACGTTCCCGGATCAGGCCGCAGGGATGCGGTAAACCGATGCGCGAGGATGCGCCTAGGGGAGGATCGGCCGGAGGACATGCCGGCCATACGCCACGAAGGCCATGAGCAGGCCAAGCGCAACACTCATCACGATGGGCGAGATCTCGTAGTACTTGAGGTGCACGAACACGAAGACCAGCGTTTCGGCGGCCAAGAGTGATGCGGCCAGGACGGTAAGTTGCGGCTGCCACCGCAGTGCGCTGGGGACGATCAGACCTACGACGCAAACGAGCTCCAGTATGCCCAGCCCCATCCAGACCTCCCGGGGCAACGCGCCGAAGGAAGCTACGTCCTGACTGACCGTATCGAACATGAAGATTTTCATGACCGCCGACGAGCCAAAAATGAGCGCGGCGAGCACTTGCAGAACCCAGAGCAGCACGTTCATAGCACATTACTCCATCGGTTTCACCCCCGTCATGCCGGGGTGCAGGCCCCAACATGATGTGTGAACATGTGATACGCCGGCGTTATCGCTTGTTCCAGCCCTGCGTGGCAAGGCGGAAGTCGCGAGGCTCCTATCCAAAACCACCTATCGCCTCGGACTCGCATACTTCAGTGGCGCGCAGTTGAAAAGTATGGAAGCATACCACATCTTCATACCGAGCCCGGCGAAGCATCAATCCAAGGCGCTACGCCCGGCGACAACGGCATGGGTCGCCTTTCAGTCAGATTACCTTCCATTAGTCACTTCGCTCGTTTCTTCAAGGCGTTCAGTATGACAGGCGCGCATGAGTGCTTAAGACCACTTACAGATAAATAAGCGTCGCGATCAGGAAGTAGACGGTGAGCCCCAGGATATCGTTCAGCGTCGTGATAAACGGCCCCGCCGCCAGCGCGGGGTCGATGCCGAATTTATCGAGGAGGAGGGGGACGAAGGTGCCGATCATCGTCGCGAACATGACGATGCAGATGAGGGACAGGCCGGTCGTCATGGCGAGGTGGACGGG includes these proteins:
- a CDS encoding DUF1499 domain-containing protein — encoded protein: MTIRSKSRVGHSDLGVNRRRVPRYWCMLLDEG
- a CDS encoding DoxX family protein is translated as MNVLLWVLQVLAALIFGSSAVMKIFMFDTVSQDVASFGALPREVWMGLGILELVCVVGLIVPSALRWQPQLTVLAASLLAAETLVFVFVHLKYYEISPIVMSVALGLLMAFVAYGRHVLRPILP